A genome region from Chloroflexi bacterium ADurb.Bin180 includes the following:
- the ffh gene encoding Signal recognition particle protein, whose protein sequence is MFENLSNKLQEVFKKLSGKGRLSEADVDTALREVRLALLEADVNFKVVKDFITRVRERAIGADVMKSLSPAQMVIKIVHQELIATLGEARQLNLSGNPPHIIMLAGLQGSGKTTMAAKLAQRLRQSGQRSLLVAADTRRPAAITQLEVLGRQLDITVHSEGDQVPPPRICANAIEHARKSGYSVVLLDTAGRLHIDDEMMHELEEVVRLTKPQEVLLVVDAMTGQDAVRVAEEFNRRVPLTGLILTKIDGDARGGAALSIRSVTGVPILFLGTGEKTDAVEPFQPDRLASRILGMGDMLTLIEKAEAAFDQEQAQKMELKLRTASFDLEDFLEQMQQLKKMGPLQQILEMVPGLASLKGQVTEDLTEKQMRRSEAIIRSMTPAERRDPRIIDGSRKRRIARGSGASVVEINQLLNQFRQMQRMMKQVSTGRGASGLLGRFGL, encoded by the coding sequence ATGTTCGAAAACCTGTCCAACAAACTGCAAGAAGTATTCAAAAAGCTGTCCGGCAAGGGGCGCCTCTCTGAAGCCGACGTTGACACCGCCCTGCGCGAGGTGCGCCTGGCGCTGCTCGAGGCGGACGTCAACTTTAAAGTGGTCAAGGATTTCATCACCCGTGTGCGCGAGAGGGCCATCGGCGCCGACGTGATGAAGAGCCTCAGCCCGGCGCAGATGGTGATCAAGATCGTTCATCAGGAGCTGATCGCCACCCTGGGCGAGGCGCGCCAGCTCAACCTGTCGGGCAATCCGCCGCACATCATTATGCTGGCCGGTCTTCAGGGCTCGGGCAAGACCACCATGGCCGCCAAGCTGGCCCAACGTTTGCGCCAGTCCGGTCAGCGTTCTCTGCTGGTGGCGGCTGATACCCGCCGGCCCGCGGCCATCACCCAGCTCGAGGTCCTCGGACGCCAGCTCGACATCACCGTGCACAGCGAGGGCGACCAGGTGCCCCCACCGCGCATCTGCGCCAATGCCATAGAGCATGCCCGCAAGAGCGGCTACTCGGTGGTGCTGCTGGACACGGCCGGCCGCCTGCACATCGACGACGAGATGATGCACGAGCTGGAAGAAGTGGTGCGCCTGACCAAACCGCAGGAGGTCCTGCTGGTGGTCGATGCGATGACCGGCCAGGACGCGGTGCGGGTGGCCGAAGAGTTCAACCGCCGTGTGCCCCTCACCGGTCTGATCCTGACCAAGATCGATGGCGATGCCCGCGGCGGCGCGGCCCTCTCCATCCGCTCCGTGACCGGCGTGCCGATTCTGTTCCTGGGCACGGGCGAAAAGACCGACGCGGTCGAGCCCTTCCAGCCGGACCGCCTGGCCTCGCGCATCCTGGGCATGGGCGACATGCTCACCCTGATCGAAAAAGCCGAGGCGGCCTTTGATCAGGAACAGGCCCAGAAGATGGAGCTCAAGCTGCGCACGGCCAGTTTCGACCTGGAGGATTTCCTGGAGCAGATGCAGCAGCTCAAAAAGATGGGCCCGCTGCAGCAGATCCTGGAGATGGTGCCGGGCTTGGCCAGCCTCAAAGGCCAGGTGACCGAGGACCTCACCGAAAAGCAGATGAGGCGCAGTGAGGCTATCATCCGCTCGATGACGCCCGCCGAGCGCCGGGACCCGCGCATCATCGACGGCAGCCGCAAGCGGCGCATCGCGCGCGGCTCTGGTGCGTCAGTGGTGGAGATCAACCAGCTCTTGAACCAGTTCCGCCAGATGCAGCGCATGATGAAGCAGGTCTCTACCGGCCGGGGGGCCTCTGGCCTGCTGGGCCGTTTTGGGTTGTGA
- the rpsP gene encoding 30S ribosomal protein S16 — protein sequence MAVRIRLRRTGLKGQASYRIVVADSRSPRDGRFLENIGHYNPRTAPATVEVNDERARYWLSQGALPSDAVARILEKKGLIANRRLRQNQPKVVEKEADKPAPPAA from the coding sequence TTGGCAGTCCGAATTCGTCTTCGTCGTACAGGTTTGAAGGGTCAGGCCAGCTACCGCATCGTCGTTGCCGACTCGCGTTCACCACGCGATGGCCGCTTTCTGGAGAACATTGGCCACTACAATCCGCGCACGGCTCCGGCCACGGTCGAAGTCAATGACGAGCGCGCTCGCTACTGGCTGTCACAGGGTGCTCTGCCCAGCGACGCGGTAGCTCGGATCCTCGAGAAGAAGGGCCTCATCGCCAACCGACGGCTGCGCCAGAACCAGCCCAAGGTTGTCGAGAAGGAAGCGGACAAGCCCGCGCCCCCGGCCGCCTAG
- the rfbM gene encoding Mannose-1-phosphate guanylyltransferase RfbM, translated as MTTKPALYVVILAGGGGTRLWPFSRKRLPKHLLPVCGPRTLLAETHRRIQPLVADDHVMVITVAEHAETARCQLGAVPEDNIVVEPLGRGTGPAVGLMAKIIHQREPDAVMISLHADHAIDDEEGFRSVLLAAAQAAQDGHLVTLGITPTSPETGYGYIQRGVRLRQADGHELYRVLRFTEKPAAELARSFVESGDYFWNSGIFIWQVKALLEEFRRQRPVFYAQLQSLEPFLNSPDQDAAIARLWPQVESTSIDVGIMEGARNVAMIPASIGWNDVGCWTSVAERSHPDAAGNVLQGAPVAIDCKDTFVHSSGLLVAALGVEGLVIVATEDAVLVCPKERAQDVRQIVEALKKQGREEYL; from the coding sequence GTGACCACCAAGCCAGCCCTCTACGTCGTGATTCTCGCCGGCGGCGGCGGAACGCGCCTGTGGCCCTTTAGCCGCAAGCGACTGCCCAAGCATCTGCTGCCCGTCTGCGGACCCCGCACGCTCCTGGCCGAGACCCATCGCCGGATCCAGCCGCTGGTGGCAGATGATCACGTCATGGTCATCACCGTGGCCGAGCATGCCGAGACGGCCCGCTGTCAGCTCGGAGCTGTTCCGGAAGACAACATCGTCGTCGAGCCCCTGGGCCGCGGCACCGGCCCGGCGGTCGGTCTGATGGCCAAGATCATCCACCAGCGGGAGCCAGATGCGGTGATGATCTCGCTGCACGCCGACCACGCCATCGACGATGAAGAGGGATTCCGTTCGGTGCTGCTGGCGGCGGCGCAGGCGGCGCAGGACGGCCACCTGGTGACGCTGGGCATTACGCCAACATCCCCCGAAACTGGCTACGGCTATATTCAACGCGGTGTTCGCCTGCGCCAGGCGGACGGGCACGAGCTCTATCGGGTGCTGCGCTTTACCGAAAAGCCCGCCGCCGAGCTGGCCCGTTCCTTTGTCGAGAGCGGCGACTATTTCTGGAACAGCGGCATCTTTATCTGGCAGGTCAAAGCCTTGCTAGAAGAGTTCCGGCGGCAGCGGCCGGTGTTCTATGCGCAGCTCCAGTCGCTGGAACCGTTCCTGAACAGCCCTGACCAGGACGCCGCCATCGCACGGCTGTGGCCGCAGGTGGAGAGCACTTCCATCGATGTGGGTATTATGGAGGGCGCACGCAACGTGGCCATGATCCCGGCGTCGATCGGCTGGAACGATGTAGGCTGCTGGACTTCTGTCGCCGAGCGGTCGCACCCCGACGCCGCCGGAAACGTCCTCCAGGGCGCTCCGGTAGCCATCGACTGCAAGGACACCTTTGTGCACAGTTCGGGCTTGCTGGTGGCGGCCCTGGGCGTCGAGGGTCTGGTCATCGTGGCCACCGAAGATGCCGTGCTGGTGTGCCCCAAAGAGCGGGCGCAGGACGTACGCCAGATTGTCGAGGCCCTGAAGAAACAGGGCCGCGAGGAGTATCTATAG
- the cinA gene encoding putative competence-damage inducible protein: MIAEIVTIGTELLLGEIVDTNSAHIAQQLTAIGVDHFFSTTVGDNLERIMSALRLALSRADVVITTGGLGPTVDDVTREAVAAVAGRELEFQPRLLEQIEGFFQRRGATMSPNNRRQAYVPAGAVIIENPVGTAPAFAVELDQKAIVSLPGVPHEMAYLLREVVLPYLSQRMGEHAVILVRQVHSVCIGESMVDQQITDLMHQRNPSVGTRAHPGQTDICITAKAPSREEAAALLDEMEARVRKRLGRVIYGVDEQTLAGVVVAGLRQAGLRLAVAEAETRGLVALKLHEADPGRAVLVGAIQTLDSASLTEEAGAKSAASGEERVRLIAAAVRSRFGAELGLAVLEGGETPPLLHIALLTPEEERLSRWPSRGQSETGILWTVHYALDAVRLWLEDRPTTV; this comes from the coding sequence GTGATTGCTGAGATCGTTACCATTGGCACCGAGCTCTTGCTGGGCGAGATCGTCGACACCAATTCGGCCCACATTGCCCAGCAGCTTACCGCCATCGGAGTGGACCACTTTTTCAGCACTACCGTTGGCGACAACCTCGAGCGCATCATGTCGGCGCTGCGCCTGGCTCTGTCGCGCGCTGATGTGGTCATCACCACCGGCGGCCTGGGGCCAACCGTCGACGACGTAACGCGCGAGGCGGTGGCTGCGGTGGCGGGGCGCGAGCTCGAGTTCCAGCCGCGGCTGCTGGAGCAAATCGAAGGGTTCTTCCAGCGACGTGGCGCCACGATGAGCCCCAACAATCGCCGCCAGGCCTATGTTCCCGCCGGCGCGGTGATCATCGAGAACCCGGTGGGCACGGCGCCGGCCTTTGCCGTCGAGCTCGACCAGAAGGCCATCGTCTCTCTGCCTGGCGTGCCCCACGAAATGGCCTACCTCCTGCGGGAGGTCGTGCTGCCCTACCTGAGCCAGAGGATGGGCGAGCACGCCGTGATCCTGGTGCGCCAGGTGCACAGCGTGTGCATCGGCGAGAGCATGGTCGACCAGCAAATCACCGACCTGATGCACCAGCGCAATCCCAGCGTGGGCACTCGCGCTCATCCGGGGCAGACCGACATCTGCATCACGGCCAAGGCGCCTTCCCGTGAGGAAGCTGCCGCCCTGCTGGACGAGATGGAGGCGCGCGTGCGGAAGCGGCTGGGCCGGGTCATTTACGGAGTCGATGAGCAGACTCTGGCCGGGGTGGTGGTGGCCGGGCTGCGCCAGGCCGGGCTGCGCCTGGCCGTGGCCGAGGCCGAGACCCGCGGGCTGGTCGCCCTCAAGCTGCACGAGGCGGACCCCGGGCGAGCCGTGCTGGTTGGCGCCATCCAGACCCTGGACAGTGCCTCGTTGACCGAAGAAGCCGGGGCGAAAAGCGCCGCCTCCGGTGAGGAGCGAGTCCGCCTGATCGCTGCCGCGGTTCGGTCGCGCTTTGGGGCTGAGCTGGGCCTGGCCGTGCTGGAGGGCGGTGAGACCCCGCCCCTCCTGCACATTGCGCTGCTCACTCCGGAAGAAGAACGCCTCAGCCGCTGGCCCTCGCGCGGCCAGAGCGAGACGGGCATCCTCTGGACAGTGCACTATGCGCTGGATGCAGTGCGGCTCTGGCTTGAAGACCGGCCCACAACGGTTTGA
- a CDS encoding hypothetical protein (Transcription termination factor Rho) encodes MNIVELDTKTLGQLRDVAKEMNISGFSRLKKSELIMRLLRANAESQGFIFGGGVLEVMPDGIGFLRAPSLLPGPEDVYVSQSQVRRFGLRTGDLVIGQVRPPKESEKYFSLLRVEAVNGLDPEAAKNRPNFDSLTPIFPNQMFNLETRPELLTTRLINLIAPIGRGQRGLIVSPPKAGKTTVLKHIANAITSNYPDVHLMVCLIGERPEEVTDMDRSIDAEVVSSTFDEPVQAHTRVAELALERAKRLVECGKDVVILLDSITRLSRAYNLIVPPSGRSLSGGLDPVALYPPKHFFGAARKLEESGSLTIIATCLIDTGSRMDDVIYEEFKGTGNMELHLNRKLSERRIFPAFDIERSGTRREELLLPAEVLSKVWTLRRMMSAIGDEDSVELLLQRMGKTKTNKEFLDTMSKSL; translated from the coding sequence GTGAACATTGTTGAGCTGGATACCAAGACGCTCGGTCAACTGCGCGACGTGGCCAAAGAGATGAATATCTCGGGCTTTAGCCGCCTGAAAAAGTCCGAGCTCATCATGCGTTTGCTGCGCGCCAATGCCGAAAGCCAGGGTTTCATCTTTGGCGGCGGCGTGCTGGAAGTCATGCCCGACGGCATCGGCTTTTTGCGTGCGCCGAGCCTCCTGCCAGGACCGGAAGACGTCTATGTCTCCCAGTCACAGGTGCGCCGCTTTGGCCTGCGCACTGGCGACCTGGTGATCGGCCAGGTCAGGCCGCCGAAGGAATCGGAAAAGTACTTTAGCCTGCTGCGAGTCGAGGCAGTCAACGGCCTGGATCCGGAAGCAGCCAAGAACCGGCCCAACTTTGACAGTCTCACCCCCATCTTTCCCAATCAGATGTTCAACCTGGAGACGCGCCCGGAGCTGCTGACCACGCGCCTCATCAACCTCATCGCCCCCATCGGCCGCGGGCAGCGCGGCCTGATCGTATCGCCGCCCAAGGCGGGCAAGACCACCGTGCTCAAGCACATCGCCAACGCCATCACCTCGAATTATCCCGACGTTCACCTGATGGTCTGCCTCATTGGCGAGCGGCCCGAGGAAGTCACGGACATGGACCGCTCCATCGACGCCGAGGTGGTGAGCTCGACCTTTGACGAGCCAGTGCAGGCGCACACCCGCGTGGCCGAGCTGGCACTGGAGCGGGCCAAGCGCCTGGTTGAGTGCGGCAAGGACGTGGTGATCCTCCTGGACAGCATCACCCGTCTCTCCCGGGCCTACAACCTCATCGTGCCGCCGAGCGGGCGCAGCCTCTCCGGTGGCCTCGACCCTGTCGCCCTCTACCCGCCCAAGCACTTTTTCGGGGCAGCGCGCAAGCTCGAAGAATCCGGCAGCCTCACTATCATCGCCACCTGCCTCATCGATACCGGCAGCCGCATGGACGATGTCATCTACGAAGAGTTCAAAGGCACAGGCAACATGGAGCTGCACCTCAATCGCAAGCTCTCCGAACGCCGCATCTTCCCGGCCTTTGACATCGAGCGCTCCGGCACCCGCCGCGAAGAGCTGCTGCTGCCCGCAGAAGTGCTGTCCAAGGTCTGGACCCTGCGCCGTATGATGTCCGCGATTGGCGACGAGGACAGCGTCGAGCTGCTTCTCCAGCGGATGGGCAAGACCAAGACCAACAAAGAATTCCTGGACACGATGAGCAAGAGCCTGTAG
- the mepM_1 gene encoding Murein DD-endopeptidase MepM codes for MSTEPDPSSIDAELKQLPARFRRALGLVKRLASEGTLGRWAAHACFLLLLCAGLRLLSLDWGALAASLPRAASGRVAAAMPAQVESMPAPAVCSAPHFVGGTGGEDEDVLVQAVVPHTIIPRRYRIDPITYTVRSGDNVSTIADHFGVSVNTILWNNGNLEDNPDFLSLGDELIILPVSGVYHTVVKGDTLESIAKKYKVEVSAITAYEGNYLVEPYTITVGQKLIVPGGYRPYQTRHVVAWSGTVPSNAKKGTGTFGWPVSGYITQRYSEAHPAADIGVVIGTPVKAADSGYVALVGRSDTGYGLHVLIDHGNGFQTLYAHLSVIYVEVGQSVTKGQAIGASGNTGKSTGPHLHFEIKLNGVRRNPFIYLK; via the coding sequence GTGAGCACAGAGCCAGACCCGTCCTCAATTGACGCCGAGTTAAAGCAGCTGCCGGCCCGTTTTCGCCGCGCACTCGGTCTGGTGAAACGCCTGGCCAGCGAAGGTACGCTGGGCCGCTGGGCAGCTCACGCCTGCTTCTTGCTGCTGCTCTGTGCCGGGCTGCGCCTGCTGAGCCTGGACTGGGGCGCTCTGGCGGCCAGTCTCCCCCGGGCTGCGTCGGGCCGCGTCGCGGCGGCAATGCCAGCCCAGGTCGAGAGCATGCCGGCCCCTGCGGTGTGCAGCGCGCCCCACTTTGTAGGAGGCACAGGCGGTGAGGATGAGGACGTGCTGGTACAGGCTGTGGTGCCGCATACCATCATCCCACGGCGCTATCGCATCGACCCCATCACCTACACCGTCCGGTCTGGCGACAACGTCTCGACCATCGCCGACCATTTCGGCGTGAGCGTCAACACGATCCTCTGGAACAACGGCAACCTGGAGGACAACCCTGACTTTTTGAGTCTGGGCGACGAGCTGATCATCCTGCCCGTATCTGGCGTGTACCATACGGTGGTCAAGGGCGACACACTGGAAAGCATCGCCAAGAAGTACAAGGTAGAAGTCTCGGCCATCACCGCCTATGAAGGCAACTATCTGGTCGAGCCCTACACCATCACTGTCGGCCAGAAACTGATCGTTCCCGGCGGTTACCGCCCGTACCAGACGCGCCACGTGGTGGCCTGGTCCGGCACTGTGCCCAGCAATGCCAAGAAGGGCACTGGCACGTTTGGCTGGCCGGTGAGCGGCTACATCACCCAGCGCTACAGCGAGGCCCACCCGGCAGCCGACATTGGCGTCGTGATCGGTACTCCGGTCAAGGCAGCCGACTCGGGCTATGTGGCTCTCGTCGGGCGCAGTGACACTGGTTATGGGCTGCATGTGCTCATTGATCATGGCAACGGCTTTCAGACCCTCTACGCTCACCTGAGCGTCATTTACGTCGAAGTGGGCCAGTCCGTAACGAAGGGCCAGGCCATCGGCGCCTCGGGCAACACGGGCAAGTCCACCGGCCCTCATCTGCATTTTGAAATCAAGTTGAACGGCGTGCGACGCAACCCCTTCATCTATCTCAAGTAG
- the pimB_2 gene encoding GDP-mannose-dependent alpha-(1-6)-phosphatidylinositol monomannoside mannosyltransferase — MKILVVLTYYYPHWTGLTAYARRLSEGLARRGHQVTVLTAQYWKTLPAEEVHNGVRIVRLPTIMRLSRGVIMPGFPAAANRLIREHDVVQVHVPIFESPLVTGLARHYGKKVVITHHGDLVMPSRPFDQFVQFFVTGLMRRALSQSARITIHTRDYAECSPFLSQFSDKLVQILPPVEIPLPQPERVKAWRQELGLDGVNVVGFAGRFVEEKGFDYLLKAVPLVLEQLPNTRFVYAGEVNVVYEPFFEQWRHLQERWKEQVLMLGLLNDQQQVANFYALCDVLALPSRTDCFPMVQVESMLCGTPTVATDIPGLRVPVKLTGMGRLVKPMDEQALAEGLVDVLRNRNQYLRPREDIARLFDLETTIDGYERLFQSLV, encoded by the coding sequence TTGAAGATCCTGGTCGTACTCACCTACTACTACCCGCACTGGACCGGGTTGACTGCCTACGCCAGGCGCCTTTCGGAGGGCTTGGCCCGCCGTGGCCACCAGGTAACCGTGCTGACAGCGCAGTACTGGAAGACGCTGCCGGCCGAAGAGGTTCACAACGGCGTACGTATCGTGCGGCTGCCGACGATCATGCGGCTCAGCCGAGGCGTGATTATGCCTGGCTTTCCTGCGGCAGCTAACCGCCTGATCCGCGAGCACGACGTGGTGCAGGTTCACGTGCCGATATTCGAGTCGCCGCTGGTGACGGGACTGGCCAGGCACTATGGCAAGAAGGTAGTGATCACGCACCACGGCGACCTGGTGATGCCGTCGCGGCCTTTTGATCAGTTCGTGCAGTTCTTTGTGACCGGCCTGATGCGCCGTGCTCTGTCTCAGTCGGCGCGCATCACCATTCACACGCGCGACTATGCCGAGTGCTCGCCCTTTCTGAGCCAGTTCTCGGACAAGCTGGTGCAGATCCTGCCGCCGGTGGAGATCCCGCTGCCGCAGCCGGAGCGGGTCAAGGCCTGGCGTCAGGAGCTGGGGCTCGATGGCGTCAACGTAGTGGGATTCGCCGGCCGGTTCGTCGAAGAAAAGGGCTTTGACTATCTGCTGAAAGCGGTGCCGCTCGTTCTGGAGCAGCTTCCGAATACGCGCTTTGTGTACGCCGGCGAGGTCAATGTCGTCTATGAACCGTTCTTTGAACAGTGGCGTCACCTGCAGGAGCGCTGGAAGGAGCAGGTGCTGATGCTGGGCCTGCTGAACGACCAGCAGCAGGTGGCCAACTTTTACGCCCTGTGCGATGTGCTGGCCCTGCCGAGCCGCACCGACTGCTTCCCGATGGTGCAGGTCGAGTCGATGCTGTGCGGCACACCGACCGTGGCCACGGATATCCCGGGGCTGCGCGTGCCGGTCAAGCTCACCGGAATGGGCCGCCTGGTCAAGCCGATGGACGAGCAGGCCCTGGCCGAAGGCCTGGTGGACGTGCTGCGCAACAGGAATCAGTACCTGCGGCCTAGGGAGGACATCGCCCGGCTGTTCGACCTGGAGACGACCATAGATGGTTATGAGCGCCTGTTTCAGAGTCTCGTGTGA